The following DNA comes from Pararge aegeria chromosome 25, ilParAegt1.1, whole genome shotgun sequence.
TTATCTTGCAATTTGGTAGGGTGAACTGACAGAGCTCATTAATGTATACCAAAAAAAGAGTGGGCCCAAGTACGCTTCCTTGTGGCACCCCAAAATTAAGATTCTTATCATGGCTGGTTACATGGTTTACGGAAACACTTTGTGTTCTCTCAGTAAGGTAACTTTTAAATAGAGATAAGGGCAATCCACGCACACCTAacctttctaatttatttaaaagtttcggAATAGAGACTGTGTCGAAGGCTTTAGAGAGGTCTAAAAAGATGCCAATAGTCTTTTTCTTTTGGTCTATGTTCTGTATTGTGGTATCTATCAAACTCGTAACTGCATCCTCGGTCGATTTATTTGATCTAAAACCAAACTGATGATCAGAAAGTagttggttttcatttaaaaatgacaCGAGTCTCCGATTCAAAAGTTTTTCTAGAATTTTAGAAAGAGCACTTAGCACAGAAATTGGTCTATAATTATCGACACAGTCTCTGGGACCCGTCTTATAAATGGGATGCACGATGGCTCTCTTGAATACTTTGGGAAATACGCCAGTTGAAAAACAAAGATTACAAACGTGCGTTATAATAGGTAAGAGTACGTGTCTAGCTGATTTTAAGATTGATGTCGATATACCATCCCAGCCCACAGCACAGTTATTTTTAAGTCCAAGGATGAGCGACTCGACCTCGTTACTGTCAACACTATTTAGGAACATTGAATTAGGAAAGATTGAGTGACTGTCATGAGAACACTTATGGCAGATATGATTACCAATTTTAGAGGCTAAGTTACTACctatattaacaaaaaagttattaacCTCATTAGCTGAAGACACTGGGTCACTCGAAACAGTCATCAGATCAttgaaatcttttaattttttattctttatgttTGCAAAGCGTTTGATAAGATCCCAtgttttttttgagttatttCTAGCTTTATGAAATTCTGTGCGTTCGTaatcagttttaattttttttaataaattattgcaaaaatttttatatcgcATGTAAGTTGTCTTTTTAACGGAATTGCTTGGATCATTTTTTAGTTTTCGATATAGTTTGTCACGGTTACGAATGCAACGAAGTAAACCTGGAGTAATCCACGGCCGTATAATTCTTTTTCTACTAGGAACAGTAACCACACGTTTATTAGCTTCAACCACCGATGATAAAGTTCTTACCAGTTTCTCAGTGGCAGTTTCAGGgtctaatgtattaaatatagcaGAAAAATCAGTTTTTTCAAGTGTTCTTATTACAGCAGGTTCATCTATTCGCGTGATAGTTCGAGCTGCTTTCGTAAGacctttatttttaagattgcAGCACAAGATTACTGGAGAATGATCTGTGAAAAGAGTATCTAAAACAATAGTGGTGGCTTTATTGTTACTTCTTAACATTACATGGTCGAGGCAACTGTTGTTCCTAGTAGGGAAAATGTGAGCAGGCAACAAACCATGACTAGCAACAAGGTTAAGATATTCGTCGGTCTGTTTATCATTAGATgtcaaaatgtttatgttgatatcaccaataatagctttagttttcatatTGGATATTGAATTTAATACTGAATCAAGGCTTATTATGAAGGGAGTAAGGTTAATATAAGAGGGCGAGCGATAAAGAGCAACAATTGCAAGATGATGCGAAAATTTCAGCAATAAACAATTACCTTCACTGAAATCAGGTTCTACGACAGAGCATATCAGAGAGTCACGTACGTACGCAACAACTCCATCGTTTTGATTGGCGTGCTTAGATTTAAAAGAGTGATAACcaattaatataggtacatcTGACAGCTTGCTTAGCCAGCATTCAGATAAAATTATGACATCAATTGTATCGTTTAGGCGTTTGAGTAAAATTAAGAGGTTGTTAAAATTACAGTTAATGCTTCGAATATTTGCGTGGAATACTTTTAACCCCTTAATCCCCCTTAAATATTGCTCGCAAGTTTCaggaagaaaaacaaaagaatctgACACTGATATATCTTCTATATCATTATTGATTTTTGATGTGTCATCcatttcaaaaatctttatttttaaccttaGCCCTAACAACATTTCGACCCGTCGAAAAGACCAACCGTGacagtttcaaaaatatataaagtaaatgaCACGGTATGatctcacaaaacaaaaaaacgagGATATTACTATGTAAGATGATTGAGACTGTATTACATGACTGAACGACGAGTATATATGAGTAGAAGAagttgtttatgtgtatttgtgtgtgagagtgatatttaatgtaataataagaaACCCAGACATAATAACGAAAAACGTGAGTATATGCAACAGTAGTAAAACATGACAGGATAATAAAGGAAGAAAGAATTAATAACgaaaaaatactgaaaacatTAAGAATAACATCTAGTCATTTTTGTGATTTAAGATTTTCCAGATCAGATTCATTCCTAATGAGAATAACCGGAGCTCCTTCTTTTCttcgtaaatatattttaccgcTTGATGTCCAACAGTAAGTGTACTGATTTGAGTTAGCAAAGTCCTTGGTAAAGAAGAACAGCCTTTTTGCCTTGGATGATAAgctttcagaaataaaaattggtttagGAGGTCCAGTCAGTCTTAGTTTTTCTGTAGTAGGGcgattattttctttacttgtTTTTCTGTACATACGAATGACTCTCTCTTTTGTAAGTACGCTGTTAAAATCTACAAGCACAGTCTTATATGCCGGGTCACGAGAGTTAAAGCGGAATACATCCTTGATTTCATTTGGCTGGATGgacatatttagaattttaccAGTCGCTATGATGGTGTTAAGAAGACTGTCTTTTGTTTCCGATTTGACAGTCGGAATATTCCTGATTTCAATGCATGTTGCTCTAGAGAGTCTTTCGTAGTTATCCAGCCTATCCTCTAGAAGCTGAAGGTATTGCAGATTGGACTGTTTCTCAGATTCCAATTTTCCTATTTGAGTGACAATACAGTCATATTTTTGTGATAGAAAATCCACGGAATTCTGTATTtcaccattttgtttttttatatcgtCCACggctaaaaaaattttttcaagtTTGTCAAACTTGGTTTTTTGCTCGTTCTTAAAACTTTCTAGGATATCCTTGATCTCCACCATAAAGGAAGCTAGCCGATCGCCTACTTCATCTGATCGACGCCGCTTGTTTCTAAACCCCTGTTTGACTTTTGGGGTTTCTGTCACAGGATATTCTTTATCATCCTCAATTAAATCTCTTAACGTAGAGTTATGTTTAGAGGGTGACAAGCCCGAGGTTGATGGTGGGGTGCGGTTTAAGGGCATGTTTAaaagtcataaaataaaaaaaaaacaaaaaaaaaaaaaaaaaatttgaccaCAAGATTCGAAACCAGTGCCGTGCCGACACCGTACTCATAGATCTGGCGTTCACACCAATGTTCCAACGATATACGGTTATCTGGGGCGAAAATTAGTTACTGTCTGTATGATAGTCACCGGCACGATACCGGCAGAGTAATTATGAGTCCAAAGGTCAAGTTTGATGCATTCACTGAATCACCGAtggatttttaaaactttgcaCTGCAAACCGTTATGACTGAGCAAGTTTATTGCAATTTACACTTCACAGCctttaaaatattgcactatTTCTGCTTATTATCACATAA
Coding sequences within:
- the LOC120634751 gene encoding uncharacterized protein LOC120634751 — its product is MPLNRTPPSTSGLSPSKHNSTLRDLIEDDKEYPVTETPKVKQGFRNKRRRSDEVGDRLASFMVEIKDILESFKNEQKTKFDKLEKIFLAVDDIKKQNGEIQNSVDFLSQKYDCIVTQIGKLESEKQSNLQYLQLLEDRLDNYERLSRATCIEIRNIPTVKSETKDSLLNTIIATGKILNMSIQPNEIKDVFRFNSRDPAYKTVLVDFNSVLTKERVIRMYRKTSKENNRPTTEKLRLTGPPKPIFISESLSSKAKRLFFFTKDFANSNQYTYCWTSSGKIYLRRKEGAPVILIRNESDLENLKSQK